Proteins from one Lachnospiraceae bacterium KGMB03038 genomic window:
- a CDS encoding GntR family transcriptional regulator: METYQDQSLRGKVFQKLREDILSGVYQDGDELREAAIGEEMGVSRTPVREALRQLELEGLVALVPNRGAYVTGITRKDVCDIYKIRSLLEGLCARWATEHITEKQIEALEEVILLSEFYLKKEGQEQARQVAELDGKFHKILYEASNSRILEHVLSDFHKYVKMARTMSVGEQDRAVRSVEEHREILEAIKQKDAGRAEQLADRHIMKVMENLHMEEETPA; this comes from the coding sequence ATGGAAACGTATCAGGATCAATCGCTGAGAGGGAAAGTATTTCAAAAACTCAGAGAAGATATTTTGTCCGGTGTGTACCAGGACGGGGATGAGCTGCGGGAGGCGGCCATTGGAGAAGAAATGGGCGTAAGCCGCACCCCTGTGAGGGAAGCGCTGCGTCAGCTGGAGTTAGAAGGACTGGTGGCTCTCGTCCCTAATCGCGGGGCCTACGTGACAGGAATCACCCGCAAAGACGTGTGCGACATATACAAGATCCGCTCCCTGCTGGAAGGACTTTGCGCCAGATGGGCTACCGAACATATTACGGAGAAACAGATCGAAGCGCTGGAAGAGGTAATCCTGCTGTCCGAGTTTTATTTGAAAAAAGAAGGACAGGAACAAGCGCGGCAAGTAGCAGAACTTGATGGAAAATTTCATAAAATCTTGTATGAAGCTTCAAATAGTCGTATACTGGAACATGTATTATCGGATTTTCATAAGTATGTAAAGATGGCAAGGACCATGTCCGTAGGTGAACAGGACCGGGCGGTCCGTTCCGTGGAAGAGCACCGGGAAATCCTGGAGGCTATCAAGCAAAAGGACGCAGGCCGGGCAGAACAGCTGGCAGACCGGCATATCATGAAGGTTATGGAAAATCTGCATATGGAAGAAGAAACACCCGCTTAA
- a CDS encoding NAD(P)H-dependent oxidoreductase yields the protein MKILMINGTMRRGKSYILGRMLIERIAKEEDVVDELFLPKDMPEFCRGCGLCIRQGETKCPDYLIYLRRITKMMDEADLLVFTTPVFVFHASGQMKALLDHYGYRWMVHRPAAAMFRKQAVCVTTAAGAGMRSALKDITDSLYWWGVARVYKCGAAVPVSSWDEADQALQDQVKEKLDKISSKIIRDPQKVRPSLRAKLLFYIMRIFQKRKEKEDIDQRYWAERGWLGRKRPWKET from the coding sequence ATGAAGATACTGATGATTAATGGGACTATGAGAAGGGGGAAATCTTATATTCTCGGCAGGATGCTGATCGAACGGATCGCGAAAGAGGAGGATGTGGTGGATGAGCTTTTTCTACCGAAAGATATGCCGGAGTTCTGCAGAGGCTGTGGGCTTTGTATCCGGCAGGGGGAAACCAAATGCCCGGATTATCTGATCTACCTTAGAAGGATTACGAAAATGATGGATGAGGCGGATCTTCTGGTGTTTACCACGCCGGTATTTGTGTTTCATGCCAGCGGGCAGATGAAAGCGCTTTTGGATCATTATGGGTACCGCTGGATGGTCCACCGGCCGGCGGCGGCTATGTTTAGGAAACAGGCGGTCTGCGTGACCACGGCCGCGGGCGCGGGCATGAGAAGCGCTTTGAAAGATATTACGGACAGTCTTTACTGGTGGGGCGTGGCAAGAGTTTATAAATGCGGCGCGGCGGTTCCGGTTTCATCCTGGGATGAGGCGGATCAGGCTTTGCAGGATCAGGTGAAGGAAAAACTGGATAAGATCAGTTCCAAAATCATTCGAGATCCGCAGAAGGTCCGGCCGTCACTGCGGGCAAAGCTGCTGTTTTACATCATGCGCATCTTTCAGAAACGAAAAGAAAAAGAGGACATAGACCAAAGATACTGGGCAGAACGTGGATGGCTGGGACGAAAGCGTCCCTGGAAGGAAACATAA
- a CDS encoding threonine ammonia-lyase, which produces MLTLEKFEQASEIVKNVTLPTKLVYSEYLSRQTGGRIYLKPENMQYTGAYKVRGAYYKISTMSEEEREKGLVTASAGNHAQGVAFAAQKFGCKATIVMPTVTPLIKVNRTKSYGAEVVLHGDVYDDSCAYALKLAEETGAAFVHPFDDLDIATGQGTIAMEIVQELPTVDYILAPIGGGGLVTGVSTLAKMLNPKIQVIGVEPAAAASMTAAFQADGPVALDSADTIADGTAVKKVGEKIFPYAKENIDRILTVQDDELIGAFLDMVENHKMIVENSGLLTVAALKQLDLKGKKAVSILSGGNMDIITMSSVVQHGLIQRDRIFSVSVLLPDKPGELVRTAKTVADAQGNVIKIEHNQFVSTNRNAAVELRLTVEAFGTEHKHAIMQALEDEGLRPREIGAKLY; this is translated from the coding sequence ATGTTGACGTTAGAAAAATTTGAACAGGCAAGCGAAATCGTGAAAAATGTGACTCTTCCCACTAAGCTGGTCTACAGCGAGTATTTAAGTCGGCAGACAGGCGGCCGGATCTACTTGAAGCCGGAAAATATGCAGTATACCGGCGCTTACAAAGTAAGAGGGGCTTATTATAAGATCAGTACCATGTCAGAAGAAGAACGGGAAAAAGGCCTGGTAACAGCTTCCGCCGGCAATCATGCCCAGGGAGTAGCGTTTGCGGCTCAGAAATTTGGATGCAAAGCGACGATCGTAATGCCTACGGTTACGCCCCTGATCAAGGTAAACCGTACCAAAAGCTATGGTGCGGAAGTGGTCCTTCACGGAGATGTTTATGATGATTCCTGCGCGTATGCGCTGAAATTAGCGGAGGAGACGGGGGCGGCCTTTGTGCACCCGTTTGACGATCTGGATATCGCGACTGGACAGGGGACGATCGCAATGGAGATCGTGCAGGAACTGCCTACTGTAGATTACATCCTGGCGCCCATCGGCGGCGGCGGCCTGGTAACAGGCGTATCCACTCTTGCAAAGATGCTGAATCCCAAGATCCAGGTCATTGGCGTTGAGCCTGCGGCGGCGGCAAGCATGACAGCCGCGTTCCAGGCAGACGGCCCGGTGGCGCTGGACAGCGCGGATACCATTGCCGATGGTACAGCAGTGAAGAAAGTGGGAGAGAAGATTTTCCCCTATGCGAAAGAGAATATCGACCGGATCCTGACTGTGCAGGATGACGAGTTGATCGGCGCCTTCCTGGATATGGTGGAAAATCATAAGATGATCGTGGAAAATTCAGGCTTGCTGACGGTAGCGGCCCTGAAACAGTTAGATCTGAAAGGAAAGAAAGCAGTGTCTATCTTAAGCGGCGGAAATATGGACATCATCACTATGTCCTCCGTGGTACAGCACGGACTGATCCAGCGAGACCGGATCTTCTCCGTATCCGTCCTGCTGCCGGATAAGCCGGGCGAGCTGGTGCGCACGGCGAAGACCGTTGCCGACGCTCAGGGCAACGTTATCAAGATCGAACATAACCAGTTCGTAAGCACAAATCGGAATGCGGCGGTAGAACTGCGGCTTACCGTTGAAGCCTTCGGCACAGAGCATAAACATGCGATCATGCAGGCGCTGGAAGACGAGGGGCTGCGTCCGAGAGAAATCGGAGCGAAATTGTATTAA
- a CDS encoding NADP-dependent isocitrate dehydrogenase yields MAKIKMANPIVEMDGDEMTRILWRMIKENLLEPFIELNTEYYDLGLEHRNETNDQVTVDSANATKKHKVAVKCATITPNAARMEEYDLKEMWKSPNGTIRAILDGTVFRAPIVVKGIEPCVKNWEKPITIARHAYGDVYKGTEMKIPGAGKAELVYTAEDGTQTRELIHEFKGAGIIQGMHNLNASIESFARSCFTYALDTKQDLWFATKDTISKKYDHTFKDIFQEIYEAEFDEKFKAAGIEYFYTLIDDAVARVMKSKGGYIWACKNYDGDVMSDMISSAFGSLAMMTSVLVSPDGYYEYEAAHGTVQRHYYKHLKGEETSTNSVATIFAWSGALRKRGELDGNQELQDFADRLEKATIETIEGGKMTKDLALITTLENPTVLNSEEFIKAIAEKM; encoded by the coding sequence ATGGCGAAAATCAAAATGGCAAACCCGATCGTGGAGATGGACGGAGACGAAATGACCAGGATCCTCTGGCGGATGATCAAAGAAAATCTGCTGGAGCCGTTTATTGAATTGAATACGGAATATTACGATCTGGGACTGGAACACCGTAACGAGACCAATGACCAGGTAACCGTTGATTCAGCAAATGCCACCAAGAAACATAAGGTTGCGGTAAAATGCGCGACCATTACGCCAAACGCGGCCAGGATGGAAGAGTATGATCTGAAAGAAATGTGGAAAAGCCCCAACGGAACGATCCGGGCAATCCTGGATGGAACCGTTTTCCGGGCGCCCATCGTAGTAAAAGGGATCGAGCCCTGCGTGAAAAATTGGGAGAAACCAATCACCATCGCAAGACATGCTTACGGGGATGTTTATAAGGGAACGGAGATGAAGATCCCGGGAGCGGGAAAAGCGGAATTGGTCTACACGGCAGAAGACGGGACTCAGACAAGAGAGCTGATCCATGAGTTCAAAGGCGCGGGGATCATCCAGGGAATGCATAATCTGAACGCTTCCATTGAAAGCTTCGCCAGAAGCTGCTTTACCTACGCTCTGGACACGAAACAGGATCTGTGGTTTGCTACAAAAGATACGATTTCCAAGAAATATGACCATACCTTTAAAGATATTTTCCAGGAAATCTACGAGGCAGAATTTGATGAAAAGTTCAAAGCCGCTGGAATTGAATATTTCTACACTTTGATCGATGATGCGGTAGCGCGGGTGATGAAGTCCAAAGGCGGTTACATTTGGGCCTGCAAAAACTATGACGGAGACGTGATGAGCGATATGATCTCTTCCGCTTTTGGATCGCTGGCGATGATGACCTCCGTGCTGGTGTCTCCAGATGGATATTACGAATATGAGGCCGCTCATGGAACTGTGCAGCGCCACTATTATAAACATCTGAAGGGAGAAGAGACCTCCACAAACTCCGTGGCAACCATCTTTGCCTGGAGCGGAGCCCTCAGGAAGCGGGGCGAGCTGGACGGCAATCAGGAACTTCAGGATTTCGCGGATCGTCTGGAAAAGGCCACCATCGAAACCATCGAAGGAGGAAAGATGACCAAGGATCTGGCGCTGATCACCACACTGGAGAATCCCACAGTGCTAAACAGCGAGGAATTCATCAAAGCAATCGCGGAGAAAATGTAG
- a CDS encoding 2-isopropylmalate synthase has product MENRKVYFDSHTNLLQLEEHMYPLVDVEQPNVFRNLFHYDEVPKIAFNDRIVPHCMPDEIWITDTTFRDGQQSRAPYSTEQIVTLYDFLHRLGGPNGKIRQSEFFLYSKKDRDAVYKCLERGYEFPEVTSWIRASKKDFELVKEIGLKETGILVSCSDYHIFYKLKTTRRKAIEQYLSVIRECLETGISPRCHLEDITRSDIYGFVIPFCMELMHLMEEYKIPIKIRVCDTMGYGVNYPGAVIPRSIPGIIYGLRVHAGVPSELIEFHGHNDFYKAVSNSSTAWLYGASGVNCSLFGIGERTGNTPLEAMIFEYAQLRGTLDGMDTTVITEIADYYEKELDYQIPANTPFVGANFNVTKAGIHADGLLKNEEIYNIFDTEKFLNKPPRVAVSNTSGLAGIAHWINTYYRLSEKDQVDKNSALVQTVKEWVDQEYEEGRVTVLTDEELIQVIQDSCRKLGIQLG; this is encoded by the coding sequence TTGGAAAATAGGAAGGTATATTTTGACAGTCATACGAATCTTTTGCAGCTTGAAGAGCATATGTATCCGCTGGTGGATGTGGAGCAGCCCAATGTGTTTCGGAATTTATTTCATTATGACGAGGTTCCGAAGATTGCCTTTAATGACAGGATCGTGCCCCACTGTATGCCGGACGAGATCTGGATTACGGATACCACTTTCCGTGACGGCCAGCAGTCGCGGGCGCCTTACAGTACGGAGCAGATTGTGACTTTGTATGATTTTCTCCACCGTCTGGGCGGTCCAAATGGGAAGATCAGGCAGAGTGAATTTTTCTTATACAGCAAGAAGGACCGGGATGCGGTATACAAGTGTCTGGAGAGGGGCTATGAATTCCCTGAGGTGACCAGTTGGATCCGGGCCAGCAAGAAAGATTTTGAGCTGGTAAAAGAAATCGGTCTGAAAGAAACTGGAATTCTGGTCAGCTGCTCAGATTATCACATTTTTTACAAGCTAAAGACCACAAGGCGCAAGGCTATTGAACAGTATCTTTCTGTTATCCGGGAATGTTTGGAGACTGGGATCAGTCCCAGATGCCACCTGGAAGATATTACAAGATCGGATATTTATGGCTTTGTGATTCCTTTCTGTATGGAACTCATGCATCTGATGGAGGAATATAAGATCCCGATCAAAATCCGGGTGTGCGACACAATGGGGTACGGGGTCAACTATCCAGGCGCTGTGATCCCGCGGTCGATTCCGGGAATTATCTATGGGCTACGGGTTCATGCGGGAGTTCCAAGTGAACTGATCGAATTCCACGGGCACAATGATTTCTATAAGGCGGTCAGCAATTCTTCTACAGCCTGGCTCTATGGCGCATCCGGCGTAAACTGTTCCTTGTTTGGCATTGGAGAGCGGACCGGGAATACGCCGCTGGAAGCTATGATCTTTGAGTATGCCCAGCTTAGAGGAACGCTGGATGGTATGGACACGACGGTGATCACAGAGATCGCGGATTATTATGAAAAGGAACTGGACTACCAGATACCCGCGAACACACCTTTTGTGGGCGCGAATTTCAATGTGACCAAGGCGGGCATCCATGCGGACGGACTTTTGAAAAATGAAGAGATCTACAACATTTTTGATACGGAGAAATTTCTCAACAAGCCGCCGCGGGTAGCAGTCTCCAATACTTCCGGTCTTGCGGGGATCGCCCACTGGATCAATACTTACTATCGCCTTTCTGAGAAAGACCAGGTAGATAAGAACTCTGCTCTGGTGCAGACGGTGAAGGAATGGGTGGACCAGGAATATGAAGAGGGCCGGGTGACGGTGCTGACGGATGAAGAACTGATCCAGGTGATCCAGGATTCCTGCCGGAAGCTTGGAATCCAACTGGGATAA
- a CDS encoding rRNA pseudouridine synthase, with protein sequence MMMRLDKYLSEAGEGSRQQVKAYIRQGRVEIDGVLAKKPETKVDEGKQKVSLDGREILYQKYEYYMLNKPAGVITATADGREQTVLDLLGEKRRPDLFPVGRLDKDTEGLLLITNDGALGHRLLSPRKHVDKCYYARVRGEVTDQDVERFAQGICIGLSPKKGKQGQKQEEWASPAKLEILNVIHPSAQEAEETGKAAEEEEPVSEVLVTIQEGKFHQVKRMFLAVGKEVVYLKRLSMGGLRLDQKLEPGQYRRLTDEEIEKL encoded by the coding sequence CTGATGATGCGGCTGGACAAATATCTTTCGGAAGCAGGAGAAGGAAGCCGCCAGCAGGTGAAGGCGTATATCCGCCAGGGCCGGGTAGAGATCGACGGAGTTTTGGCGAAAAAGCCTGAGACGAAAGTTGATGAAGGAAAGCAAAAGGTATCCCTGGACGGCAGGGAGATTCTCTATCAGAAATATGAGTATTATATGCTGAACAAGCCGGCGGGCGTGATCACGGCTACAGCAGACGGCAGAGAACAGACGGTGCTGGATCTGCTTGGTGAGAAACGCCGTCCAGATCTGTTTCCGGTGGGAAGATTGGACAAAGATACGGAGGGACTTCTTCTGATCACCAATGACGGCGCTTTGGGGCATCGGTTATTATCGCCCCGCAAGCACGTGGACAAGTGCTATTACGCCAGGGTGCGGGGAGAAGTGACAGACCAGGATGTGGAGAGGTTCGCGCAAGGAATCTGTATCGGACTTTCCCCCAAAAAAGGAAAACAGGGACAGAAGCAGGAGGAGTGGGCAAGCCCCGCGAAACTGGAGATCCTGAATGTGATCCATCCATCCGCGCAGGAGGCGGAAGAGACCGGGAAAGCGGCAGAAGAAGAGGAGCCTGTATCGGAGGTCCTTGTGACCATCCAGGAGGGAAAATTCCATCAGGTCAAACGGATGTTTCTGGCAGTGGGGAAAGAAGTGGTGTATCTGAAGCGGCTGTCAATGGGCGGCCTTCGGTTGGATCAGAAGCTGGAGCCTGGACAGTACCGGAGGCTTACAGATGAGGAGATAGAGAAACTATGA
- a CDS encoding M23 family metallopeptidase, with protein MHDQGKRFLLVFLLAFFSVLAIHKLYETGRTNTWKKTEIQNESFRAEFFSDKLWKRKDQLPQESSRLLEAVKQEVKYFPVPESTLDPKLKTSYVNTWMSERNYGGKRGHEGIDIMALKNQRGLYPVLSMTDGVITNLGWLEQGGYRIGITGDSGTYYYYAHLDSYTEIQKGDKVKAGELLGYMGDSGYGPEGTTGKFDVHLHIGIYVYLDGEEISLNPYYVLRWLEDHRLKYEFSG; from the coding sequence ATGCACGATCAGGGCAAACGGTTTCTCCTTGTCTTTCTGCTGGCTTTTTTCTCAGTACTGGCCATACATAAGCTGTATGAAACAGGCCGGACCAATACTTGGAAGAAGACAGAGATCCAGAATGAAAGCTTCCGGGCAGAGTTTTTCTCGGATAAGCTGTGGAAACGAAAGGACCAATTGCCTCAGGAGAGCAGCCGTCTTCTGGAAGCGGTAAAACAGGAAGTAAAATATTTTCCGGTGCCGGAATCCACGCTGGATCCCAAACTCAAAACTTCATATGTCAATACGTGGATGTCCGAACGCAATTATGGCGGAAAGCGGGGGCATGAGGGGATTGATATTATGGCGCTCAAGAACCAAAGGGGATTGTATCCGGTCCTTAGTATGACGGACGGAGTGATCACCAATCTGGGCTGGCTGGAGCAGGGAGGGTACCGGATCGGAATTACAGGAGATAGTGGTACTTATTATTACTACGCACATCTAGATTCTTATACAGAGATCCAGAAAGGCGATAAAGTGAAGGCCGGCGAACTCCTTGGTTATATGGGAGATTCCGGATATGGGCCGGAAGGGACGACAGGGAAATTTGACGTACATCTCCACATTGGGATCTACGTCTATCTGGATGGGGAGGAGATCAGCCTGAATCCCTATTATGTCCTGCGGTGGCTGGAAGATCACCGGTTGAAATATGAATTCTCTGGATAA
- a CDS encoding HAD family phosphatase: MLENVDAVIFDMDGTLIDSMWIWPDIDQVYLERYDLTQPEDFHQAMEGMSYREVAQYFLDTFPSLPRTREEIMEDWTQMAYERYMTQVPLKTGAGEFIQRMRKMGKKIGIATSNGRRLVDDTLEALKITELFDSVRTACEVASGKPAPDVYLLVAKDMGVAPERCLVFEDVPMGILAGKNAGMKVCAVEDDFSKPQEKKKRELADYYIQDYEDIINETYEVLK, from the coding sequence ATGCTGGAAAATGTGGACGCGGTAATCTTTGATATGGACGGCACTTTGATCGACTCTATGTGGATCTGGCCGGATATCGACCAGGTGTATTTGGAGAGATATGACCTGACCCAGCCGGAGGATTTCCATCAGGCCATGGAGGGGATGAGTTATCGGGAGGTGGCCCAGTATTTCCTGGATACCTTTCCTTCTCTTCCAAGAACGCGGGAGGAGATCATGGAGGATTGGACCCAGATGGCTTATGAACGGTACATGACTCAGGTTCCTCTGAAGACAGGTGCTGGTGAATTTATCCAAAGGATGCGTAAGATGGGGAAGAAAATCGGGATCGCCACCAGCAATGGACGGCGGCTGGTAGACGATACGCTGGAAGCCCTGAAGATCACGGAGCTTTTTGACTCTGTAAGAACGGCCTGCGAAGTGGCTTCTGGGAAGCCGGCGCCGGATGTGTATCTTCTGGTTGCAAAAGATATGGGCGTGGCGCCGGAGCGCTGCCTGGTCTTTGAAGACGTTCCCATGGGGATCCTGGCAGGGAAAAACGCGGGTATGAAAGTCTGCGCGGTGGAAGACGATTTCTCGAAACCCCAGGAGAAGAAGAAACGGGAACTTGCTGACTATTATATCCAGGATTACGAAGATATTATCAACGAAACCTACGAGGTATTGAAATGA
- the ftsY gene encoding signal recognition particle-docking protein FtsY, with product MAEEKKGGFFKRLVAGLGKTRDNIVSGMDSIFSGFSHIDEDFYEELEEVLIMGDLGVQATEEILEDLRAKVKEQHIKEPKDCRELLIESIREQMDVGEAAYEFEEKTSVVMVIGVNGVGKTTTIGKLAGKLRAQHKKVVLAAADTFRAAAGEQLKEWAARSQAELIGGQEGADPASVVYDAVAAAKARHADVLLVDTAGRLHNKKNLMEELKKMNRIIEREYGEAYRETLVVLDATTGQNALQQAKEFSEVADITGIILTKMDGTAKGGIAVAIQAELGIPVKYIGVGETIDDLQKFDSDTFVKALFSGETASEEA from the coding sequence ATGGCGGAAGAAAAGAAAGGCGGTTTTTTTAAACGACTGGTGGCGGGGCTTGGAAAGACCAGGGACAATATAGTATCCGGCATGGACAGTATTTTCAGCGGATTTTCTCACATTGACGAAGATTTCTATGAAGAACTGGAAGAAGTTCTGATCATGGGAGATCTGGGAGTTCAGGCGACGGAAGAAATCCTGGAGGACTTAAGGGCCAAGGTGAAGGAACAGCACATCAAGGAACCGAAAGACTGCAGGGAGCTTTTGATCGAAAGCATCCGGGAGCAGATGGATGTGGGGGAAGCGGCCTATGAGTTTGAGGAAAAAACCTCTGTAGTTATGGTGATCGGTGTAAATGGAGTAGGCAAGACGACCACGATCGGAAAGCTGGCTGGAAAACTGAGAGCCCAGCATAAGAAAGTAGTCCTTGCGGCGGCGGATACCTTCCGGGCGGCTGCCGGCGAGCAGCTGAAAGAATGGGCGGCGCGCTCACAGGCAGAACTGATCGGCGGACAGGAGGGAGCGGATCCCGCTTCTGTAGTCTACGATGCGGTCGCGGCCGCTAAGGCAAGGCACGCGGATGTCCTTTTGGTCGATACGGCGGGAAGACTCCATAACAAAAAGAACTTAATGGAAGAACTGAAGAAGATGAACCGGATCATCGAACGGGAGTATGGAGAAGCCTATAGAGAAACATTAGTGGTTCTAGATGCGACTACTGGCCAGAACGCTTTGCAGCAGGCAAAAGAGTTTAGCGAAGTGGCAGACATTACCGGCATTATTTTGACAAAGATGGACGGGACGGCAAAAGGCGGGATCGCGGTAGCGATCCAGGCGGAGCTGGGAATCCCGGTAAAATATATCGGCGTGGGCGAGACGATAGATGATCTTCAGAAATTCGATTCCGATACCTTTGTGAAAGCATTGTTTTCTGGAGAGACAGCGTCAGAGGAAGCGTAA
- a CDS encoding SAM-dependent methyltransferase → MKLPQAFEEKMCSLLGDEFEQYINCFENPRYYGLRVNTSKISVEEFQKICPFPIRPIPWISNGFYYDGEKEVPSKHPYYFAGLYYLQEPSAMTPASRLPIEPGDRVLDVCAAPGGKATELGAKLGGRGLLAANDLSSSRAKGLLKNLELFGIGNMLVLSEEPGALVSHFQEYFDKILIDAPCSGEGMFRKDRKMIKAWEEHGPEYFCKIQKGIILQAAQMLRPGGLMLYSTCTFDQRENEEVIAHLLERFPEFKILPMESYQGFSSGISQSEELRDTVRIFPHKMQGEGHYLALLRKGAKGQAAQAAQTSLKTMGKGKSLPEPLEDFLGEITWELDPSRIQINKERVYYMPEGVPDLRGVRFLRTGLLMGELKKERFEPSQALAMCLKREEYSRSLNLSSQDERVFRYLKGETLDVEDLMEDPAQTPGRENKKGKKSGKAKKGKENNWYLVCVDGYPLGWGKLAGDTLKNKYLPGWRMC, encoded by the coding sequence ATGAAGCTGCCCCAGGCGTTTGAAGAGAAAATGTGCAGTCTCCTTGGAGACGAGTTTGAACAATATATAAACTGTTTTGAGAACCCAAGATATTATGGGCTGCGGGTCAATACAAGCAAAATTTCCGTGGAAGAGTTTCAAAAAATCTGTCCCTTTCCGATCCGCCCGATCCCCTGGATCAGCAACGGGTTCTACTATGACGGAGAAAAAGAAGTCCCTTCTAAGCATCCCTATTATTTTGCGGGACTTTATTACCTGCAGGAGCCAAGCGCAATGACGCCGGCTTCCCGATTGCCCATCGAGCCGGGAGACCGGGTGCTGGATGTGTGCGCGGCCCCTGGGGGAAAGGCCACGGAGCTGGGAGCGAAATTGGGAGGAAGGGGCCTCTTGGCTGCCAATGACCTGAGCAGCTCCCGCGCCAAAGGGCTTTTGAAAAATCTGGAATTGTTCGGCATCGGAAATATGCTGGTCTTAAGTGAAGAGCCAGGCGCTTTGGTTTCACATTTTCAAGAATATTTTGATAAGATCCTGATCGACGCCCCCTGCTCTGGCGAGGGAATGTTCCGCAAAGACCGGAAGATGATCAAAGCATGGGAAGAGCATGGACCGGAGTATTTCTGCAAGATCCAGAAAGGGATCATCCTGCAGGCAGCCCAGATGCTGCGGCCGGGAGGTCTTATGCTGTATTCTACCTGTACCTTTGACCAGAGGGAAAATGAAGAAGTGATTGCCCATCTGCTGGAGCGTTTCCCGGAATTTAAGATTCTTCCCATGGAGTCTTACCAGGGCTTTTCTTCTGGAATCAGCCAGTCAGAGGAACTGCGCGATACGGTGCGCATCTTCCCCCACAAAATGCAGGGAGAAGGCCACTATCTGGCCCTTCTAAGAAAAGGGGCAAAAGGACAGGCGGCCCAAGCAGCCCAGACTTCTCTAAAAACCATGGGGAAAGGGAAATCCCTTCCGGAACCTTTGGAGGATTTCCTGGGAGAGATCACTTGGGAACTGGACCCTTCCAGAATCCAGATCAACAAGGAGCGGGTTTATTATATGCCGGAAGGCGTGCCCGATCTGCGGGGCGTCCGTTTCCTGCGGACAGGCCTTTTGATGGGCGAACTGAAGAAAGAACGGTTTGAGCCAAGCCAGGCCCTGGCCATGTGCCTGAAGCGGGAGGAATATAGCCGCAGTCTCAATCTCTCGTCTCAGGATGAGCGGGTGTTCCGCTATCTGAAGGGAGAGACTCTGGACGTGGAAGACTTGATGGAAGATCCGGCTCAGACTCCAGGCAGAGAAAACAAGAAAGGCAAGAAAAGCGGGAAAGCCAAGAAGGGAAAAGAAAACAACTGGTATCTGGTCTGCGTAGACGGGTATCCCTTGGGATGGGGGAAACTGGCAGGAGATACGTTGAAGAATAAATATCTTCCCGGCTGGAGGATGTGCTGA